A single window of Gossypium hirsutum isolate 1008001.06 chromosome A10, Gossypium_hirsutum_v2.1, whole genome shotgun sequence DNA harbors:
- the LOC121207986 gene encoding early nodulin-75: MSKACLLLFLVGVVVFIITPSLANQHHGNELPKGNGRKPFPGEKQPQHKPFPEHRPPIHRGPGGKGEEPPHGEKPPHRHLLTVEVEDTHKPPRYSGGKPPRHSGGKPPHVEGFLAGKAPMKPFPGDKPSKGNEKGAPHEPKPPHRHLLSVEVEGTHKPPQHSGGKPPRHSGGKPPHVEGFPGDKPSKGKGKGAPHEPKPPHRHLLSVEVEGTHKPPQQSGGKPPRHSGGKPPHVEGFPGDKPSKGKGKGAPHEPKPPHRHLLNVEVEDTHKPPQHSGGKPPHVEGFPDGKPPMKPFPGDKPSKGKGKGVPHEPKPPHRHLLSEPHKYVIPPKGKGEKPPHEQKPHHGHHPGHHLGIEN; encoded by the coding sequence ATGTCTAAAGCCTGCTTGCTTTTGTTTCTCGTTGGAGTGGTGGTTTTTATCATCACTCCTTCTCTAGCTAACCAACATCATGGTAATGAGCTTCCCAAGGGTAATGGTAGGAAGCCTTTCCCAGGTGAGAAGCAACCACAACACAAGCCATTCCCCGAACACCGACCACCAATACACCGTGGACCTGGCGGTAAGGGGGAGGAGCCACCACATGGAGAAAAACCTCCTCATAGACACTTATTGACTGTGGAAGTTGAGGACACACATAAACCTCCACGATACTCAGGTGGTAAACCTCCAAGACACTCGGGAGGTAAACCTCCACATGTTGAGGGGTTCCTTGCTGGTAAAGCACCCATGAAGCCATTCCCTGGTGACAAACCATCTAAGGGTAATGAAAAGGGAGCACCTCATGAACCTAAACCTCCTCATAGACACTTATTGAGTGTGGAAGTTGAGGGCACACATAAACCTCCACAACACTCAGGTGGTAAACCTCCACGACATTCAGGGGGTAAACCTCCACATGTTGAAGGATTCCCTGGTGACAAACCATCCAAGGGTAAGGGAAAGGGGGCACCTCATGAACCCAAACCTCCTCACAGACACCTATTGAGTGTGGAAGTTGAGGGCACACATAAACCTCCACAACAATCAGGTGGTAAACCTCCACGACATTCAGGGGGTAAACCTCCACATGTTGAAGGATTCCCTGGTGACAAACCATCCAAGGGTAAGGGAAAGGGAGCACCTCATGAACCCAAACCTCCTCATAGACACCTATTGAATGTCGAAGTTGAGGACACACATAAGCCTCCACAACACTCAGGGGGTAAACCTCCACATGTTGAAGGATTCCCCGACGGTAAGCCACCCATGAAACCATTCCCCGGTGACAAACCATCCAAGGGTAAGGGAAAGGGAGTACCTCATGAACCTAAACCTCCTCATAGACACCTCTTAAGTGAGCCACACAAATATGTGATACCACCCAAAGGTAAGGGAGAGAAGCCTCCCCATGAGCAGAAACCACACCATGGACACCACCCAGGGCACCATCTGGGAATagaaaattaa